A single window of Dendropsophus ebraccatus isolate aDenEbr1 chromosome 5, aDenEbr1.pat, whole genome shotgun sequence DNA harbors:
- the CSAD gene encoding cysteine sulfinic acid decarboxylase isoform X2: MNLSRSLCRFVSVTRQQKGQNLLLKGFQLSTAMARESSSLHKDVPEDEFLKEALKIVMEEAVQNGTDRNQKVCDWVEPEELKRRLDFKLRHEGESQDVLLGYCRDIIRLSVKTGHPRFFNQLFSGLDRHTLTGRIITEALNTSQYTYEVAPVFVLMEDEVLRTMRSFIGWKTGDGIFCPGGSISNMYAMNVARFQRFPECKEKGMNALPRLVVFTSQESHYSVQKGAAFLGIGTDNVILVDTNDRWKIMPEDLEHKIQKVKDKGSVPFLVSATCGTTVFGAFDPLEGIAEVCERHGLWLHVDAAWGGSALLSSRHRHLLKGIERADSVTWNPHKLLGVGLQCSAFLLRDTTILEQCHAAKATYLFQTDKFYSLEYDTGDKSIQCGRRVDCLKLWLMWKALGSKGLERRVDKVLEHTRYLVEEMKKRKGFQLVMEPEFVNLCFWYIPPSLRNQENSPDFWTRLEKVAPVVKERMMKKGSMMVGYQPHGSRVNFFRQIVVNPEVTKEDLDFFLDETERLSEDL, encoded by the exons ATGAATCTATCTAGAAGTTTGTGTAGATTTGTATCTGTGACAAGGCAACAGaaggggcagaatctgctcctAAAAG GTTTCCAACTGAGCACTGCGATGGCGAGAGAAAGCTCATCTCTACACAAAGATGTCCCAGAGGATGAATTCTTAAAAGAGGCTTTGAAGATAGTAATGGAGGAGGCTGTGCAGAATGGCACAGACAGGAATCAGAAG GTCTGCGATTGGGTTGAACCAGAGGAGCTGAAAAGACGTCTTGATTTCAAACTACGGCATGAAGGAGAATCTCAAGACGTTTTGTTGGGTTATTGCAGAGACATCATCAGGCTCAGTGTTAAAACAG GGCACCCACGTTTCTTCAATCAGCTCTTCTCGGGTTTGGATCGCCATACCTTGACTGGGAGGATCATAACTGAAGCCTTGAATACCAGCCA ATACACCTATGAGGTTGCTCCTGTGTTTGTCCTGATGGAAGATGAAGTACTTAGAACAATGAGAAGCTTTATAGGGTGGAAAACTGGAGATGGGATATTTTGCCCAG GTGGCTCAATCTCTAATATGTATGCTATGAATGTGGCTCGATTTCAGCGCTTTCCAGAGTGCAAAGAGAAAGGAATGAATGCGCTTCCCAGACTGGTGGTATTTACATCACAAGAG AGTCATTATTCTGTCCAGAAGGGGGCAGCATTCCTGGGCATTGGAACAGATAATGTAATTCTGGTGGACACCAATGATAG ATGGAAAATAATGCCAGAAGATTTGGAacacaaaatacaaaaagtgaaagATAAG GGCTCAGTGCCTTTCCTGGTAAGCGCAACTTGTGGGACGACTGTTTTTGGAGCATTTGATCCCCTTGAAggaatagctgaagtgtgtgagCGGCATGGTCTATGGCTTCATGTTGAT GCTGCATGGGGAGGCAGTGCTTTGTTATCCAGTAGACACAGACATCTACTGAAGGGAATAGAGAG GGCAGATTCGGTGACTTGGAATCCTCACAAACTATTAGGTGTTGGCCTGCAATGTTCTGCTTTTCTCCTGCGGGACACAACT ATATTAGAACAATGTCATGCAGCTAAGGCCACCTACTTGTTCCAAACTGACAAATTTTACAGCCTGGAATATGACACTGGTGATAAATCTATTCAATGTGGCCGCCGTGTAGACTGCCTGAAACTCTGGCTAATGTGGAAGGCACTTGGTTCCAAGGGGCTGGAGAGAAGAGTGGACAAAGTGCTGGAGCATACAAG ATATCTGGTGGAGGAGATGAAGAAGAGGAAAGGTTTCCAGCTGGTTATGGAG CCTGAGTTTGTGAACTTATGTTTTTGGTACATTCCACCAAGCCTTCGAAACCAAGAGAATTCCCCAGATTTCTGGACCAGACTTGAAAAG GTGGCCCCAGTTGTAAAGGAAAGGATGATGAAGAAAGGCTCCATGATGGTAGGATATCAGCCTCACGGGAGCAGGGTCAACTTCTTCAGGCAGATTGTTGTCAATCCAGAAGTGACCAAAGAGGATCTAGACTTCTTCTTGGATGAAACCGAAAGGCTATCCGAAGATCTATGA
- the CSAD gene encoding cysteine sulfinic acid decarboxylase isoform X1: MNLSRSLCRFVSVTRQQKGQNLLLKGFQLSTAMARESSSLHKDVPEDEFLKEALKIVMEEAVQNGTDRNQKVCDWVEPEELKRRLDFKLRHEGESQDVLLGYCRDIIRLSVKTGHPRFFNQLFSGLDRHTLTGRIITEALNTSQYTYEVAPVFVLMEDEVLRTMRSFIGWKTGDGIFCPGGSISNMYAMNVARFQRFPECKEKGMNALPRLVVFTSQESHYSVQKGAAFLGIGTDNVILVDTNDRWKIMPEDLEHKIQKVKDKGSVPFLVSATCGTTVFGAFDPLEGIAEVCERHGLWLHVDAAWGGSALLSSRHRHLLKGIERADSVTWNPHKLLGVGLQCSAFLLRDTTQILEQCHAAKATYLFQTDKFYSLEYDTGDKSIQCGRRVDCLKLWLMWKALGSKGLERRVDKVLEHTRYLVEEMKKRKGFQLVMEPEFVNLCFWYIPPSLRNQENSPDFWTRLEKVAPVVKERMMKKGSMMVGYQPHGSRVNFFRQIVVNPEVTKEDLDFFLDETERLSEDL; encoded by the exons ATGAATCTATCTAGAAGTTTGTGTAGATTTGTATCTGTGACAAGGCAACAGaaggggcagaatctgctcctAAAAG GTTTCCAACTGAGCACTGCGATGGCGAGAGAAAGCTCATCTCTACACAAAGATGTCCCAGAGGATGAATTCTTAAAAGAGGCTTTGAAGATAGTAATGGAGGAGGCTGTGCAGAATGGCACAGACAGGAATCAGAAG GTCTGCGATTGGGTTGAACCAGAGGAGCTGAAAAGACGTCTTGATTTCAAACTACGGCATGAAGGAGAATCTCAAGACGTTTTGTTGGGTTATTGCAGAGACATCATCAGGCTCAGTGTTAAAACAG GGCACCCACGTTTCTTCAATCAGCTCTTCTCGGGTTTGGATCGCCATACCTTGACTGGGAGGATCATAACTGAAGCCTTGAATACCAGCCA ATACACCTATGAGGTTGCTCCTGTGTTTGTCCTGATGGAAGATGAAGTACTTAGAACAATGAGAAGCTTTATAGGGTGGAAAACTGGAGATGGGATATTTTGCCCAG GTGGCTCAATCTCTAATATGTATGCTATGAATGTGGCTCGATTTCAGCGCTTTCCAGAGTGCAAAGAGAAAGGAATGAATGCGCTTCCCAGACTGGTGGTATTTACATCACAAGAG AGTCATTATTCTGTCCAGAAGGGGGCAGCATTCCTGGGCATTGGAACAGATAATGTAATTCTGGTGGACACCAATGATAG ATGGAAAATAATGCCAGAAGATTTGGAacacaaaatacaaaaagtgaaagATAAG GGCTCAGTGCCTTTCCTGGTAAGCGCAACTTGTGGGACGACTGTTTTTGGAGCATTTGATCCCCTTGAAggaatagctgaagtgtgtgagCGGCATGGTCTATGGCTTCATGTTGAT GCTGCATGGGGAGGCAGTGCTTTGTTATCCAGTAGACACAGACATCTACTGAAGGGAATAGAGAG GGCAGATTCGGTGACTTGGAATCCTCACAAACTATTAGGTGTTGGCCTGCAATGTTCTGCTTTTCTCCTGCGGGACACAACT CAGATATTAGAACAATGTCATGCAGCTAAGGCCACCTACTTGTTCCAAACTGACAAATTTTACAGCCTGGAATATGACACTGGTGATAAATCTATTCAATGTGGCCGCCGTGTAGACTGCCTGAAACTCTGGCTAATGTGGAAGGCACTTGGTTCCAAGGGGCTGGAGAGAAGAGTGGACAAAGTGCTGGAGCATACAAG ATATCTGGTGGAGGAGATGAAGAAGAGGAAAGGTTTCCAGCTGGTTATGGAG CCTGAGTTTGTGAACTTATGTTTTTGGTACATTCCACCAAGCCTTCGAAACCAAGAGAATTCCCCAGATTTCTGGACCAGACTTGAAAAG GTGGCCCCAGTTGTAAAGGAAAGGATGATGAAGAAAGGCTCCATGATGGTAGGATATCAGCCTCACGGGAGCAGGGTCAACTTCTTCAGGCAGATTGTTGTCAATCCAGAAGTGACCAAAGAGGATCTAGACTTCTTCTTGGATGAAACCGAAAGGCTATCCGAAGATCTATGA